From the genome of Sporocytophaga myxococcoides DSM 11118:
TGGGCGCTTTGGCGCCTGGTACCAAGATAGCTCCGATTATCAGATCTGCTGTCTTTACTGCTTCATTAACATTGCTTTGGCTGCTGAATAAAGTAGTTACATTGGCTGGCATAATATCATCCAACTGCCTTAGTCTGGTGAGATTGATATCCATTATCGTTACACGGGCACCGAGACCGGCAGCCATCTTGGCTGCATTTGCTCCAACGATACCAGCTCCAAGTATTACAACGTTTGCAGGAGGAACACCAGGTACACCTCCCAGTAGTATTCCTCTTCCTTTGTTATGTTTTTCAAGATAATTTGCCCCCTTCTGAACAGCCATTCTCCCGGCAACTTCTGACATGGGAACTAAAAGTGGCAGTGATCGATCTGATTTTTCTACTGTTTCATAGGAAATACAAACAGCTCCTGATTTGACCATTGCTTCTGTAAGCTGTCGCGATGATGCAAAATGAAAATAGGTAAATATAGTTTGGCCTTTTCTGATCAGTGCATATTCTTTTTCAAGGGGTTCTTTTACTTTAACCACCAGGTCAGCTTCGCGATAGACATCGGAAGCCTCACAAATATGTACTCCTGCATTTTTGTATTCATCATCCGAAAATCCTGAACCCTCACCGGCTTTTGTCTCTACAATCAGTTTATGACCTGTTTTTACGAGGTCCGCACAATGTGCAGGAGTTAGGCCTACACGATTTTCAAGTGTTTTTATTTCTTTTGGAACTCCTATGACCATGGTAAATTCGTTTTTGCAAATATAATTAAGAGTATATAAAACAAAAGCCAACGAAATATCGCTGGCTTTTGTTTTTTCCTTACGGTATAGACCCTTACAGGTTTTTATTTTCCAAAAGGAACAGTATTTTTCTCTTCTTTCAATGGAGTAGGAGCTGAAAGACTTTCAACCACTTCACCTGAAAGGGTTACAGAAACATAAGGATTACTTGGA
Proteins encoded in this window:
- the ald gene encoding alanine dehydrogenase, producing the protein MVIGVPKEIKTLENRVGLTPAHCADLVKTGHKLIVETKAGEGSGFSDDEYKNAGVHICEASDVYREADLVVKVKEPLEKEYALIRKGQTIFTYFHFASSRQLTEAMVKSGAVCISYETVEKSDRSLPLLVPMSEVAGRMAVQKGANYLEKHNKGRGILLGGVPGVPPANVVILGAGIVGANAAKMAAGLGARVTIMDINLTRLRQLDDIMPANVTTLFSSQSNVNEAVKTADLIIGAILVPGAKAPILISREMLKTMKPGTVLVDVAVDQGGCIETCKPTTHENPTYVVDGIVHYCVANMPGAVPFTSTLALTNVTFPYVCQIASKGWQKACRENQELKLGLNVVNGQIVYKKISEAFDLPYSEVEQYLD